A window from Vulpes lagopus strain Blue_001 chromosome 23, ASM1834538v1, whole genome shotgun sequence encodes these proteins:
- the EDN2 gene encoding endothelin-2 isoform X3 encodes MLRAHSKGQVAAAPEHPAPSARARGSHLRPRRCSCSSWLDKECVYFCHLDIIWVNTPGQTAPYGLGNPPRRRRRSLPKRCECSSGGDPACATFCHRRPWAEAVVVPGSRSPADVFQAGKTWTSAGKLLRQLWNISAAKIHFPRRPQEAGRQLRPTHPRRRKR; translated from the exons ATGCTCcgagcacaca GCAAGGGCCAGGTGGCCGCTGCCCCGGAGCATCCAGCACCCTCAGCCCGGGCCCGAGGCTCCCACCTGCGGCCTCGGCGTTGCTCCTGCAGCTCCTGGCTCGACAAGGAGTGCGTCTACTTCTGCCACCTGGACATCATCTGGGTGAACACTCCCGG ACAGACAGCTCCTTACGGCCTGGGAAACCCGCCAAGACGCCGGCGCCGCTCCCTGCCAAAGCGCTGCGAATGCTCCAGTGGCGGGGACCCCGCCTGTGCCACCTTCTGCCATCGACGGCCCTG GGCCGAAGCTGTGGTCGTCCCAGGCAGCAGGTCCCCCGCAGACGTGTTCCAGGCTGGCAAGACGTGGACGTCCGCAGGAAAGCTCCTCCGGCAGCTGTG GAACATTTCTGCCGCCAAGATCCACTTTCCTAGGCgaccccaggaggcagggaggcagctgAGGCCCACACATCCAAGGCGGAGGAAGAGATAG
- the EDN2 gene encoding endothelin-2 isoform X2: MVALPSAWCSVALALLLALHEGKGQVAAAPEHPAPSARARGSHLRPRRCSCSSWLDKECVYFCHLDIIWVNTPGQTAPYGLGNPPRRRRRSLPKRCECSSGGDPACATFCHRRPWAEAVVVPGSRSPADVFQAGKTWTSAGKLLRQLWNISAAKIHFPRRPQEAGRQLRPTHPRRRKR, translated from the exons ATGGTcgccctgccctctgcctggtgcTCCGTGGCGCTGGCCCTGCTCCTGGCTCTGCACGAAG GCAAGGGCCAGGTGGCCGCTGCCCCGGAGCATCCAGCACCCTCAGCCCGGGCCCGAGGCTCCCACCTGCGGCCTCGGCGTTGCTCCTGCAGCTCCTGGCTCGACAAGGAGTGCGTCTACTTCTGCCACCTGGACATCATCTGGGTGAACACTCCCGG ACAGACAGCTCCTTACGGCCTGGGAAACCCGCCAAGACGCCGGCGCCGCTCCCTGCCAAAGCGCTGCGAATGCTCCAGTGGCGGGGACCCCGCCTGTGCCACCTTCTGCCATCGACGGCCCTG GGCCGAAGCTGTGGTCGTCCCAGGCAGCAGGTCCCCCGCAGACGTGTTCCAGGCTGGCAAGACGTGGACGTCCGCAGGAAAGCTCCTCCGGCAGCTGTG GAACATTTCTGCCGCCAAGATCCACTTTCCTAGGCgaccccaggaggcagggaggcagctgAGGCCCACACATCCAAGGCGGAGGAAGAGATAG
- the EDN2 gene encoding endothelin-2 isoform X1, with the protein MPAPGVHPPPNTASPFLKTVATGKGQVAAAPEHPAPSARARGSHLRPRRCSCSSWLDKECVYFCHLDIIWVNTPGQTAPYGLGNPPRRRRRSLPKRCECSSGGDPACATFCHRRPWAEAVVVPGSRSPADVFQAGKTWTSAGKLLRQLWNISAAKIHFPRRPQEAGRQLRPTHPRRRKR; encoded by the exons ATGCCGGCCCCTGgggtgcaccccccccccaacactgCCTCGCCTTTCCTGAAGACAGTGGCCACAG GCAAGGGCCAGGTGGCCGCTGCCCCGGAGCATCCAGCACCCTCAGCCCGGGCCCGAGGCTCCCACCTGCGGCCTCGGCGTTGCTCCTGCAGCTCCTGGCTCGACAAGGAGTGCGTCTACTTCTGCCACCTGGACATCATCTGGGTGAACACTCCCGG ACAGACAGCTCCTTACGGCCTGGGAAACCCGCCAAGACGCCGGCGCCGCTCCCTGCCAAAGCGCTGCGAATGCTCCAGTGGCGGGGACCCCGCCTGTGCCACCTTCTGCCATCGACGGCCCTG GGCCGAAGCTGTGGTCGTCCCAGGCAGCAGGTCCCCCGCAGACGTGTTCCAGGCTGGCAAGACGTGGACGTCCGCAGGAAAGCTCCTCCGGCAGCTGTG GAACATTTCTGCCGCCAAGATCCACTTTCCTAGGCgaccccaggaggcagggaggcagctgAGGCCCACACATCCAAGGCGGAGGAAGAGATAG